A genomic region of Cannabis sativa cultivar Pink pepper isolate KNU-18-1 chromosome 1, ASM2916894v1, whole genome shotgun sequence contains the following coding sequences:
- the LOC115706782 gene encoding uncharacterized protein LOC115706782, with the protein MSGAGAPDFFYREAQRLGYVARSAFKLLQIQKQYKLITSGSSVLDLGCAPGAWLQVACQSLGPLNKGGVVVGIDVKKVKVPQLHCDSRAQTVCADVMNLPRNRIRALSPQRGFSVILSDMCPPVSGITTKDSALSVELGMRALEIAVGRTSLEQTEANLEDLVTGVDDDDVNGLLQRGGHLVIKLLESEDGQEFSRICKPLFRKASWLRPKATRSSSREIYLICQGLQSQAKK; encoded by the exons ATGAGTGGAGCTGGAGCTCCAGATTTTTTCTACAGAGAAGCTCAACGCCTGGGCTATGTAGCTCGTTCTGCTTTTAAG TTACTTCAGATACAGAAGCAGTACAAGCTCATAACATCGGGATCATCAGTTCTCGATCTTGGTTGTGCTCCTGGTGCTTGGCTTCAG GTAGCTTGTCAAAGCTTGGGTCCCCTAAATAAAGGTGGCGTTGTTGTGGGCATTGATGTTAAG AAGGTGAAGGTTCCTCAGCTTCACTGTGATTCAAGAGCTCAAACTGTTTGTGCTGATGTTAtgaacctacccagaaatcgaATTCGGGCACTTTCTCCTCAG AGAGGCTTTTCTGTGATCCTGTCTGATATGTGTCCCCCAGTTTCTGGAATCACTACCAAGGATTCGGCTTTATCAGTCGAATTAGGTATGCGAGCTTTGGAAATCGCTGTGGGTAGAACCTCCTTAGAGCAGACAGAGGCTAATTTGGAAGATTTAGTTACTGGTgtggatgatgatgatgttaaTGGTCTACTACAAAGGGGTGGTCATCTTGTAATTAAGCTTTTAGAGAGTGAAGATGGGCAAG AATTCAGCAGGATTTGCAAACCATTGTTTAGAAAAGCGTCATGGTTGAGACCTAAAGCTACAAGATCTTCATCAAGGGAGATTTATTTGATTTGTCAAGGTCTACAGTCACAAGCGAAGAAGTAG